One segment of Gammaproteobacteria bacterium DNA contains the following:
- a CDS encoding DNA topoisomerase 3 has translation MTIAVVAEKPSVARDIAKVLSARQRGEGFLHGNGYVVTWAIGHLVRLAEPHEINPNWKRWRRELLPMLPERWPLIVGDQTREQFEAVRRILNDDAIDRVICATDAGREGELIFRYLYEAAGCRKPVSRLWISSLTPDAIRQGFQKLRDGREFDPLAAAARGRSQADWLVGMNLSRAYTLTCGTFGEEVLSVGRVQTPTLAMVVERDLAIRAFVPEDYREVVATFTPQDSLAPPAEKGSEEQNARYQGVWFRGERPEPKAKRLPADGKAAGQIVARAKAGQAVIESRNAETRRALPPLLYDLTELQRHANRLYGFSAQTTLDIAQKLYEQHKLISYPRTDSRHLSTSVAGTLGAVVAAIEEPYRNQLALGAGQRPLGTRFVDDSKVTDHHAIIPTLTPAQTLAADERKIYDLICRRLLMAWHDDYVWAVTTLITAIHTPAEQAVIVDRYHSSGTAVEQIGWKILDIGADKPPAKPGGKRKSAKTTAANNVAEQESEQPLPTGLVAGQSQQVLDAQAVAKQTRPPPRLTEATLLTAMETAGRQLEDKELSAAMKESGLGTPATRADIIETLLKRQYLTRDGKALNATERGMRLIETVQTPIKSPVMTGEWEARLKRIQRGEGDLAGFMADITRFVTDAVALALTAAPPTLPSAALPMHGESVVSAASAPRREPTPVDYLLDLLKNEFRLPAFRPYQEQVCRTVTKGNDVLLVMPTGAGKSLCFQLPGIARAGTTLVVSPLIALMEDQVAKLCELGLRAERIHSGRDRAVSRQVCIQYLQGELDYLFIAPERLRVPGFPEMLAKRKPALIAVDEAHCISQWGHDFRPDYRMLGQYLPLLRPAPVIALTATATVLVQDDIIGQLGMSTAMRYIHGFRRPNLAVETIETRKPDRHESVRRILADPARRPAIVYAPTRKETEALALELSADYPTAAYHAGMDPQERERVQGLFSASHLQVIVATIAFGMGIDKPDIRTVIHTALPGSVEGYYQEIGRAGRDGQPARALLLYSYADLRTHEYFHRRGYPELNQLAQVFSALSVDPQHRVVLRDWLGMDLDVFEAAVEKLLAHGGARRDMEGNLSRGVEGWQRSYQQQSEHKLLEPQQMLEFADKATGCRMVRLVRHFGDRDDDQPCEICDVCAPQATTIRRTRRLNRIESQWVLQVLEELRWREGQTPRQLCERLTGGQADRRVFERMLEAMAGTGLVELRDDAFTKDGKVIAFRRVYLTDGGQKAGMGEVGMVRLAEKMTAAAPVRQRSSGRKRR, from the coding sequence ATGACTATCGCCGTTGTCGCCGAAAAACCCTCAGTCGCCCGCGATATTGCCAAGGTGCTGAGCGCACGCCAGCGCGGCGAGGGTTTTCTGCATGGCAATGGCTATGTCGTGACCTGGGCGATTGGCCATCTGGTGCGGCTAGCGGAACCTCATGAGATTAATCCTAACTGGAAGCGGTGGCGGCGTGAGTTGCTGCCGATGTTGCCGGAGCGCTGGCCACTGATCGTCGGCGACCAAACGCGCGAACAATTCGAGGCGGTGCGCCGCATTCTCAACGACGATGCCATTGACCGAGTGATCTGCGCGACCGATGCTGGACGTGAAGGCGAATTGATCTTCCGCTATCTCTACGAAGCCGCCGGTTGCCGCAAACCGGTCAGCCGGCTGTGGATTTCCTCACTGACGCCGGATGCCATCCGCCAGGGTTTCCAGAAGTTGCGCGATGGCCGCGAATTCGATCCACTGGCGGCGGCGGCCAGAGGACGCAGTCAGGCGGACTGGCTGGTCGGCATGAACCTGTCGCGGGCCTACACTCTGACCTGTGGAACCTTCGGCGAAGAGGTGCTATCGGTCGGTCGGGTGCAGACGCCCACCCTGGCGATGGTCGTGGAGCGGGATTTAGCGATTCGTGCTTTCGTTCCCGAAGATTACCGCGAGGTCGTGGCGACCTTTACGCCACAGGACTCTCTTGCCCCACCTGCCGAAAAGGGATCGGAGGAACAGAATGCGCGTTACCAGGGGGTCTGGTTTCGCGGCGAGCGTCCGGAGCCGAAGGCCAAACGCTTGCCCGCAGATGGCAAGGCAGCGGGACAGATCGTCGCCCGCGCCAAGGCAGGTCAAGCCGTTATCGAATCGCGCAACGCCGAGACCCGCCGCGCGCTTCCGCCCCTGTTGTATGACCTGACGGAATTGCAGCGTCACGCTAATCGCCTGTATGGCTTCAGCGCCCAGACCACTCTGGATATTGCCCAAAAGTTGTACGAGCAGCACAAGCTAATCAGTTATCCGCGCACCGACAGTCGGCATCTCTCGACTTCCGTAGCGGGAACCTTGGGCGCGGTCGTCGCGGCGATTGAAGAACCTTATCGGAATCAATTGGCGCTTGGCGCGGGTCAGCGACCATTGGGAACTCGCTTTGTCGATGACAGCAAGGTTACCGACCATCACGCCATTATCCCGACCCTGACCCCGGCCCAGACGCTAGCTGCTGATGAGCGCAAAATTTATGACCTGATCTGCCGTCGACTGCTGATGGCTTGGCATGATGACTATGTTTGGGCTGTTACGACGCTTATCACCGCCATTCACACCCCGGCAGAGCAGGCAGTGATCGTCGACCGTTACCACAGTAGCGGCACGGCGGTCGAGCAGATCGGCTGGAAAATTCTGGATATCGGAGCGGATAAACCGCCGGCAAAACCCGGCGGCAAACGCAAATCCGCCAAAACCACCGCCGCTAACAATGTCGCCGAACAAGAGTCTGAACAACCCTTGCCCACAGGATTGGTGGCCGGACAATCTCAACAGGTGCTAGATGCCCAGGCGGTCGCCAAGCAGACCCGCCCGCCGCCGCGCCTTACCGAGGCCACGCTATTGACGGCGATGGAGACCGCCGGACGGCAACTGGAAGACAAGGAACTGTCGGCGGCGATGAAAGAAAGCGGTTTGGGGACTCCGGCTACACGCGCTGACATCATCGAAACCCTGCTGAAGCGCCAATACCTGACCCGCGATGGCAAGGCTCTGAACGCCACCGAGCGCGGCATGCGACTGATTGAAACCGTGCAGACGCCGATTAAGAGTCCGGTCATGACCGGCGAGTGGGAAGCGCGTCTCAAACGCATTCAGCGCGGCGAGGGCGATTTGGCCGGTTTCATGGCCGACATTACTCGTTTCGTAACTGACGCGGTGGCGCTGGCGTTGACGGCGGCGCCACCGACTTTACCCTCCGCTGCCCTTCCCATGCATGGAGAAAGCGTGGTTAGCGCTGCATCCGCGCCGCGCCGGGAACCGACGCCGGTGGATTACTTGCTTGATCTGTTGAAAAACGAATTTCGCTTGCCCGCTTTCCGTCCCTATCAGGAACAGGTCTGCCGAACTGTGACCAAAGGCAACGATGTGCTACTGGTGATGCCGACGGGCGCCGGCAAATCGCTGTGTTTCCAACTACCGGGCATTGCTCGCGCCGGAACGACGCTGGTGGTGTCGCCGCTGATCGCGCTGATGGAGGATCAGGTTGCCAAATTATGTGAACTGGGCCTGCGCGCCGAGCGCATCCATTCAGGACGCGATCGGGCGGTTTCGCGTCAGGTGTGCATTCAGTATTTGCAGGGAGAACTGGATTATCTGTTCATTGCGCCGGAACGGTTGCGCGTTCCCGGTTTTCCCGAAATGCTGGCGAAACGCAAGCCCGCGCTGATCGCGGTGGACGAGGCGCATTGCATCTCGCAATGGGGCCATGATTTCCGTCCAGATTACCGGATGCTCGGCCAGTATCTACCCTTGTTGCGGCCGGCGCCGGTTATTGCGCTGACCGCGACCGCGACCGTGCTGGTGCAGGATGACATTATCGGCCAACTCGGGATGAGTACGGCAATGCGCTACATTCACGGCTTCCGCCGGCCTAACCTGGCCGTGGAAACGATTGAAACGCGCAAGCCCGACCGGCATGAGAGCGTGCGACGGATTCTGGCGGATCCTGCTCGCCGTCCTGCCATTGTCTATGCGCCGACCCGCAAGGAGACCGAGGCGCTGGCGCTGGAGCTGAGCGCGGATTATCCCACAGCCGCCTATCACGCCGGCATGGATCCACAGGAGCGTGAACGGGTGCAGGGGCTGTTCAGCGCCAGTCACTTGCAGGTCATTGTCGCTACCATCGCTTTTGGCATGGGCATTGACAAACCGGATATTCGCACGGTGATCCACACCGCTCTGCCGGGCAGCGTCGAGGGCTATTACCAGGAAATCGGCCGGGCCGGGCGCGACGGGCAACCCGCCCGTGCGTTGCTGCTATATTCTTATGCCGATCTGCGCACTCATGAGTATTTTCACCGACGCGGTTACCCTGAACTTAATCAATTAGCGCAGGTTTTCTCAGCTCTGAGCGTGGATCCGCAACACCGAGTCGTGTTGCGCGACTGGTTGGGTATGGACCTAGATGTGTTCGAGGCAGCAGTAGAAAAACTGCTGGCGCATGGCGGTGCCCGGCGGGATATGGAAGGGAATCTCAGTCGCGGCGTGGAGGGTTGGCAACGTTCGTACCAGCAGCAGAGTGAACATAAGTTGCTGGAACCACAGCAAATGCTTGAATTCGCTGACAAGGCGACGGGTTGCCGGATGGTGCGCCTAGTGCGCCATTTTGGTGACCGGGATGACGATCAGCCTTGTGAAATTTGCGATGTCTGTGCGCCCCAGGCGACGACCATACGCCGTACACGGCGGTTGAATCGGATTGAAAGCCAGTGGGTCTTACAGGTGCTGGAGGAGTTACGTTGGCGCGAAGGGCAGACGCCGCGTCAGTTGTGTGAGCGACTGACCGGTGGGCAAGCGGACCGACGGGTATTTGAACGGATGCTGGAGGCGATGGCGGGAACCGGACTGGTCGAGTTGCGAGATGACGCCTTTACCAAGGATGGCAAAGTCATTGCTTTCCGGCGGGTTTATCTCACGGATGGTGGGCAAAAGGCGGGCATGGGCGAGGTAGGAATGGTGCGTCTGGCTGAGAAGATGACTGCGGCAGCGCCAGTGCGCCAGCGCAGCAGTGGGCGAAAAAGGCGTTAA
- a CDS encoding thioredoxin domain-containing protein: protein MTEPAHTNHLIHETSPYLRQHAHNPVDWHPWGQKALDKACRENKPILLSIGYSACHWCHVMAHESFEDEATAQVMNELFVNIKVDREERPDLDKIYQAAFQMLHRRAGGWPLTMFLTHDDHIPFVGGTYFPNQPRYGMPAFVDILRRVSDHYRQRLADIRQQNQALLEILHGELAAPSATDEMRLTSAPLQAGRDQSVSHFDSAHGGFGGAPKFPHPISLERLLRHWAASLQRGEPDRQAETVVLFTLRKMALGGIYDHLGGGFYRYSVDAEWQIPHFEKMLYDNGPLLALYAQAWRATQDPLFRTVVEETGAWLIREMQSPEGGYYATLDADSEGEEGKFYLWTPEQVRERLTTEEYAAFAVCYGLELSPNFEGHAWHLRVTTEPDELVRRLNVEPTQISEWLAAAQRKLFATRSERIWPGRDEKILTAWNGLAIRGLAIAGRHLGRADFVASAERALDFIHTQLWREGRLLAVYKDGQSRLNAYLDDYAFLIDGILELLQCRWRDGDLDFALALAEVLLDRFEDRQNGGFYFTADDHEALIQRPKPPHDDALPSGNGIAAQVLLKLGHLTGRTRYLEAAERALRWAWPALGQTPNACNTLLNALEEQQELVQTIVLRGKPAALTEWWERCARPYAPRRLTLTIPVGAALPDGPLAEQQPGAATITAYICQGLECQPPVTMLEILEKHLTGTEAAG from the coding sequence ATGACCGAACCTGCGCATACGAATCACTTGATTCACGAAACCAGTCCCTACCTGCGCCAACATGCCCATAATCCGGTGGACTGGCATCCCTGGGGGCAAAAAGCCTTGGACAAGGCCTGTCGTGAGAACAAGCCGATTCTGTTGTCCATCGGCTATTCGGCCTGCCATTGGTGCCACGTTATGGCCCATGAATCTTTCGAGGACGAGGCGACCGCGCAAGTGATGAACGAATTGTTCGTCAACATCAAGGTAGATCGCGAGGAGCGACCGGATCTCGACAAAATTTATCAGGCTGCCTTTCAAATGCTGCATCGTCGGGCTGGCGGCTGGCCTTTGACCATGTTCCTGACGCACGATGATCATATTCCCTTCGTCGGCGGCACCTATTTCCCCAACCAGCCCCGTTACGGGATGCCCGCTTTTGTCGATATCTTGCGTCGGGTCAGCGATCACTACCGTCAGCGTCTCGCCGACATCCGCCAGCAAAACCAGGCGCTGTTGGAAATTTTACACGGCGAACTAGCCGCGCCATCAGCCACTGATGAAATGCGTTTAACCAGCGCCCCGCTCCAGGCCGGACGCGATCAATCTGTCAGCCATTTTGACTCCGCACACGGCGGTTTTGGCGGCGCGCCCAAATTCCCGCATCCCATCAGTCTGGAACGGCTGCTACGTCACTGGGCTGCCAGCCTCCAACGCGGTGAACCGGATCGGCAGGCGGAAACCGTCGTATTGTTCACCCTGCGCAAGATGGCCCTGGGCGGCATTTACGACCATCTGGGCGGTGGATTTTACCGCTACTCAGTGGATGCCGAATGGCAAATCCCGCATTTTGAGAAAATGCTGTACGACAATGGCCCGTTGCTTGCGCTCTATGCTCAAGCTTGGCGGGCGACCCAGGATCCGCTATTCCGCACGGTCGTCGAGGAAACCGGCGCATGGCTTATTCGGGAAATGCAGTCTCCCGAAGGCGGCTATTACGCCACCCTCGACGCCGATTCCGAAGGCGAGGAGGGCAAGTTTTATCTGTGGACGCCCGAGCAAGTTCGGGAACGACTGACGACCGAGGAATACGCCGCCTTTGCCGTCTGTTATGGACTGGAATTATCCCCCAACTTTGAAGGCCACGCTTGGCATCTGCGCGTAACCACCGAACCTGACGAACTGGTTCGGCGCCTGAATGTAGAACCTACGCAGATCAGCGAATGGCTGGCCGCTGCCCAGCGCAAATTATTTGCCACACGCTCCGAACGAATCTGGCCGGGCCGGGATGAGAAAATTCTGACCGCCTGGAACGGACTGGCCATCCGGGGCCTGGCGATCGCCGGTCGCCACTTAGGACGGGCTGATTTCGTAGCTTCCGCCGAACGGGCGCTGGATTTCATTCATACCCAGCTCTGGCGCGAAGGTCGGCTGCTGGCGGTTTACAAGGATGGACAGAGTCGGCTGAACGCCTATCTGGATGATTACGCTTTCCTGATCGACGGGATTCTGGAACTGTTACAATGCCGCTGGCGGGACGGCGATCTGGACTTTGCCCTGGCGCTGGCTGAGGTGCTGCTTGACCGGTTCGAGGATCGCCAGAATGGCGGCTTTTATTTCACTGCCGACGATCACGAAGCGCTGATTCAACGGCCCAAGCCACCCCACGACGATGCATTGCCCTCGGGCAACGGCATCGCTGCGCAAGTGTTGCTCAAACTGGGGCATCTCACCGGGCGCACTCGGTATCTAGAGGCTGCTGAACGCGCGTTGCGTTGGGCGTGGCCGGCGCTTGGGCAAACGCCCAATGCCTGCAATACTCTGCTAAATGCCTTGGAGGAGCAGCAAGAGCTGGTGCAGACCATCGTGTTGCGCGGCAAGCCAGCGGCGCTCACGGAGTGGTGGGAACGCTGCGCCCGACCCTATGCGCCGCGCCGGCTGACGCTCACGATTCCCGTTGGAGCTGCCTTACCGGATGGACCGCTCGCTGAACAGCAACCCGGAGCGGCAACGATAACCGCTTACATTTGTCAGGGACTCGAATGCCAACCACCGGTTACGATGCTGGAAATATTGGAAAAGCACCTGACAGGAACTGAAGCCGCCGGATAA
- a CDS encoding DUF615 domain-containing protein — translation MHEDTFEDEFNGDLAPRPPSKSQRKREATALQELGEQLVKLSATELNRIPLSEELLAAVRLAQAIAQRGGRKRQLQYIGKLMRRLDDAEIETIRAKL, via the coding sequence ATGCACGAAGATACCTTCGAAGATGAGTTCAATGGTGATCTTGCGCCGCGCCCACCCAGCAAAAGCCAGCGCAAGCGGGAAGCAACCGCACTGCAAGAGCTGGGCGAGCAGTTAGTTAAGCTCAGCGCAACGGAATTGAACCGGATACCGCTATCGGAGGAATTGCTGGCGGCTGTGCGTTTGGCCCAGGCCATTGCACAACGTGGGGGCCGTAAACGCCAATTGCAGTACATCGGGAAGTTAATGCGCCGGTTGGACGATGCGGAAATCGAAACGATTCGCGCCAAGCTATGA
- a CDS encoding bifunctional sulfate adenylyltransferase/adenylylsulfate kinase has translation MHLIEPHGGVLKEGYVNEDEAAHIRIQAREYPSWDLTPRQLCDLELLLNGGFSPLDGFLNEADYQQVIAEMRLSNGILWPMPINLDVSEAFANDLNPGHKIALRDPEGVLIAVLEGEDIWRPNKIYEAQQLFGTTDEHHPGVFHLLRQTGPVYLGGRLRGVEPPMHYDFRQLRHSPRELRERFSKLGWRRVVAFQTRNPMHRAHQELTLRAVQQAEANLLIHPAVGLTKPGDVDHYSRVRCYEHLLEVYPEQTTALSLINLATRMAGPREALWHALIRQNHGCSHFIVDRDHAGPDQGPFERMLYEPYAAQELTVRHQHELGIEILAFSEMVYVRERAQYLLASEVATGETVLHISSEEFRRRLQEGLEIPEWFSYPDVVEELRRTHPPRRRQGFTVFFTGLSGSGKSTIANALMVKLLELGGRAVTLLDGDIVRKHLSSELGFSREHRNINILRIGFVASEITKNGGIAICAPIAPYAATRREVREMIAPLGGFIEVHVATPLEVCEARDRKGLYAKARAGILKEFTGISDPYEEPEHPEVIIDTQDYTPSEAAQHLLLKLESLGYIRGRI, from the coding sequence ATTCATTTGATTGAGCCTCACGGAGGCGTTCTCAAGGAAGGATATGTCAACGAAGATGAAGCAGCCCACATCAGGATTCAGGCGCGAGAATACCCCTCCTGGGATCTGACGCCGCGCCAGCTTTGCGATCTTGAGCTGCTCTTGAATGGCGGTTTCTCACCGCTCGACGGGTTCCTGAACGAAGCCGATTACCAGCAGGTGATCGCGGAAATGCGCTTGAGCAACGGCATACTCTGGCCGATGCCCATTAACCTGGACGTGTCCGAAGCGTTTGCCAACGACCTCAATCCGGGCCATAAAATCGCCCTGCGTGATCCAGAGGGCGTGTTGATCGCCGTGCTGGAGGGTGAGGATATCTGGCGACCCAACAAGATTTACGAAGCCCAGCAACTCTTCGGCACAACTGATGAACACCATCCCGGCGTGTTTCATCTCCTGCGCCAGACCGGACCCGTCTATTTGGGGGGCCGGTTGCGCGGCGTCGAACCGCCGATGCACTACGACTTCCGCCAGTTACGCCATTCGCCCCGTGAACTGCGCGAGCGCTTTAGCAAACTCGGCTGGCGACGGGTAGTCGCGTTTCAGACTCGTAACCCGATGCATCGCGCTCATCAGGAATTGACCCTACGCGCCGTCCAGCAAGCTGAGGCCAATTTGCTGATTCATCCAGCGGTCGGCCTGACCAAGCCCGGCGATGTTGACCATTACTCCCGGGTGCGTTGCTACGAACATCTGTTAGAGGTCTATCCCGAACAAACCACCGCTTTGAGCCTGATCAATCTGGCGACGCGCATGGCCGGTCCCCGCGAGGCGTTGTGGCATGCCCTCATCCGCCAGAATCATGGTTGCAGCCATTTCATCGTTGATCGCGATCACGCCGGGCCGGATCAGGGTCCCTTCGAGCGAATGCTCTACGAACCCTACGCCGCTCAGGAACTCACGGTCCGTCATCAGCATGAACTAGGTATTGAAATCCTAGCCTTTTCGGAGATGGTGTATGTGCGGGAGCGCGCTCAATATCTCTTGGCCAGCGAGGTGGCAACAGGAGAAACAGTGCTGCATATTTCCAGCGAAGAATTTCGCCGCCGTTTGCAGGAAGGGCTGGAAATTCCCGAGTGGTTTTCTTACCCCGACGTCGTTGAGGAACTGCGCCGTACCCACCCACCCCGCCGTCGGCAGGGATTCACCGTGTTCTTCACCGGCCTTTCGGGATCTGGTAAATCCACGATCGCCAATGCCCTGATGGTCAAGTTGCTCGAACTGGGCGGACGGGCCGTCACCCTGCTGGATGGCGACATCGTCCGCAAGCATTTATCCAGCGAGCTGGGCTTTTCCCGCGAACACCGCAATATCAATATCTTGCGGATCGGCTTCGTCGCCAGTGAAATCACTAAGAACGGCGGCATCGCCATCTGCGCGCCGATTGCGCCCTATGCCGCTACTCGCCGCGAAGTGCGGGAAATGATCGCGCCACTCGGTGGGTTCATCGAAGTGCATGTCGCCACGCCCCTGGAAGTTTGCGAAGCCCGTGACCGCAAGGGCCTGTACGCCAAGGCCCGGGCCGGTATTCTCAAGGAATTCACCGGCATCAGCGATCCCTATGAAGAACCGGAACACCCCGAAGTGATCATCGACACCCAGGACTACACGCCCAGCGAAGCCGCCCAGCATCTCCTGCTAAAACTGGAAAGTTTGGGTTACATTCGCGGGCGGATTTGA
- the fabB gene encoding beta-ketoacyl-ACP synthase I produces MRRVVITGIGIVSSIGNNRWEVLEALRQGRSGLEFAEDYQERGLRSHVRGALHVDLAALIDRKVLRFMGDAAAYNYIAMREAIADAQLPDEVVSNPRAGLITGSGGGSPQHIVDAADLLRNKGLKRVGPYMVPRTMCSTTTACLATPFKIKGANYSISSACATSSHCIGHGAELIQWNKQDVVFAGGGEELHWSLTHLFDAMGALSTKYNTAPQTASRPYDANRDGFVISGGGGLVVLEELEHARQRGARIYAELIGYGATSDGHDMVQPSGEGALRCMQQALEGVSEPVDYINTHGTSTPAGDIRELEAIREMFGERIPPISATKSLTGHALGAAGVHEAIYSLLMMDNRFIAASANIETLDPAAEGLPIVQERVDNADLQVVMSNSFGFGGTNATLVFRRFAG; encoded by the coding sequence ATGAGACGGGTCGTGATCACCGGTATCGGTATCGTATCCAGTATTGGCAACAACCGCTGGGAAGTGCTGGAAGCGCTGCGGCAGGGCCGCAGTGGTTTGGAATTTGCCGAGGATTATCAGGAACGGGGGCTGCGCTCCCATGTACGGGGAGCATTGCATGTCGATTTAGCAGCGCTGATCGACCGCAAGGTGTTGCGATTCATGGGCGACGCGGCGGCGTACAACTATATTGCGATGCGTGAGGCGATCGCCGATGCGCAATTGCCCGACGAGGTAGTGTCGAATCCGCGCGCCGGACTCATCACCGGCAGCGGCGGCGGCAGTCCGCAGCATATTGTCGATGCGGCGGACCTGCTGCGTAACAAAGGGCTGAAACGGGTTGGACCGTACATGGTGCCGCGCACCATGTGCAGCACCACCACCGCCTGTCTGGCGACGCCCTTCAAAATCAAGGGCGCAAACTACAGCATCAGTTCCGCTTGCGCGACTAGCTCTCATTGCATCGGACATGGCGCCGAACTCATTCAGTGGAACAAACAGGACGTGGTATTCGCCGGCGGCGGCGAGGAATTGCATTGGAGCCTGACGCATCTCTTCGATGCGATGGGCGCGTTATCCACTAAATACAACACCGCGCCGCAAACCGCCTCCCGGCCTTATGACGCCAACCGCGACGGCTTTGTCATTTCCGGCGGCGGCGGTTTGGTGGTGTTGGAGGAACTGGAACACGCTCGCCAGCGCGGGGCGCGGATCTACGCGGAACTGATTGGTTACGGCGCAACTTCAGATGGTCACGATATGGTGCAACCCTCCGGCGAAGGGGCGTTGCGCTGTATGCAACAGGCGCTGGAGGGAGTCAGCGAGCCGGTGGACTACATCAATACCCACGGCACCAGCACCCCGGCGGGCGATATTCGCGAACTGGAAGCGATTCGTGAAATGTTCGGCGAGCGTATCCCACCGATCAGCGCCACCAAGTCATTGACTGGTCATGCGCTGGGCGCAGCCGGGGTGCATGAAGCAATTTATTCGCTATTGATGATGGATAATCGTTTCATCGCGGCTTCGGCCAATATCGAAACCCTTGACCCGGCGGCGGAGGGTTTGCCCATCGTCCAAGAGCGCGTGGATAACGCCGACCTTCAAGTGGTGATGTCCAACAGTTTCGGTTTCGGCGGCACCAACGCAACGTTGGTGTTCCGGCGGTTCGCGGGGTAG